Proteins from a genomic interval of Colias croceus chromosome 2, ilColCroc2.1:
- the LOC123701712 gene encoding protein O-mannosyl-transferase TMTC4-like produces the protein MEYNMFVIIFLAVIPYLFSLNGDFVFDDSEAILKNKDISSQSWIEPFYHDFWGTNMKSKESHKSYRPLTILSFKLNRLLNGGVLSAYQFKITNAALHVLCCVIVWITYRTILTQIQFSSSKESVSNIAYLATMLFCIHPVHVEAVCGIVGRADLLAAITFFSSFLMYAKALRNSHFSYLYLILAILFAGLSMMFKENGITALGFCMIYELIMNIQAMERKNPGYFQTCFGNFAYNLKSSFRLLFLLASIIVMLYLRWSVMGGEKPIFKNTDNPAAFSPDFFTRVLTYNYIYFINALIFIWPYWLCYDWSMGCIPIIKEFTDFRIIFIILLYFFGSLTLLSILGRNRLQSKRLIILSCSLVIVPFLPASNLFFPVGFVIAERILYIPSAGYCLLVAVGFHKILQRRPLNIPRNVMMVIYFFLIILYALRSYQRSFEWQTEYKLFTSGLLVCPLNAKVHYNVAKAADAKGNVTWAINEYKIAIRLHPEYYQAMNNLANLLKNKKQFVDAEYYLRKAISLKEDFPAAWMNLGIVLASIKNFEESEKAYHNALKYRKLYPDCHYNLGNLYLELNKTNIAVDHWFKAIQLNPKHNSAWTNLLALLDNTDQINKALKLIPQALEELPESPSVIFAIANIYGKIDEYNEAERHFLASIQLFGNHVKPIHYANLGVLYHRWKKYDLAETMYKKALEIQPNFQSARKNLESLKKLRLKIKL, from the exons atggaatataatatgttcgtTATTATATTCCTAGCCGTAATTCCATATTTGTTTTCGTTGAATGgtgattttgtttttgacGATTCTGAAGCcattctaaaaaataaagatatatcGTCGCAATCATGGATAGAACCTTTTTATCATGACTTCTGGGGCACCAACATGAAAAGTAAAGAGAGCCACAAGTCATATCGACCCCTAACAATTTTAAGTTTcaa GTTGAACCGCCTGTTAAATGGAGGAGTACTGTCTGCATATCAATTCAAAATAACAAACGCTGCATTGCATGTTTTGTGTTGTGTTATCGTATGGATAACGTATAGAACAATTTTAACCCAAATTCAATTTAGTTCCAGTAAGGAAAGTGTGTCAAATATCGCATATTTAGCTACTATGCTATTTTGTATTCACCCTGTTCATGTGGAAGCTGTATGTGGTATTGTTGGGAGAGCTGATTTATTAGCTGCTATAACATTCTTTTCATCATTCCTGATGTATGCCAAGGCTCTTAGAAACTCACATTTCTCCTATTTGTACCTTATTCTTGCCATCCTATTTGCTGGATTATCTATGATGTTTAAGGAAAATGGTATAACAGCATTG GGATTTTGTATGATATatgaattaattatgaatatacaAGCTATGGAAAGAAAGAATCCTGGATATTTTCAAacatgttttggaaattttgCATACAATTTGAAATCAAGTTTTCGacttctatttttattagcttcTATTATTGTAATGCTGTATTTGAGATGGTCTGTGATGGGCGGAGAAAAACCAATCTTCAAAAACACTGATAACCCTGCTGCTTTTAGTCCTGATTTTTTTACAAGG GTATTAACTTAcaactatatttatttcattaatgctcttatttttatttggccATATTGGCTGTGCTATGATTGGTCCATGGGATGTATTCCAATAATTAAGGAATTCACAGATTTTaggattatatttattatcttactatatttttttgggtCTTTAACCTTACTCTCCATTCTTGGTAGGAACCGGCTGCAATCTAAAAG ACTTATTATTCTGTCATGCAGTCTCGTGATTGTTCCATTCTTACCGGCATCAAACTTATTCTTCCCTGTTGGTTTTGTTATTGCTGAAAGAATTCTATACATTCCATCAGCTGGCTATTGCCTGCTTGTTGCTGTAGGATTTCATAAAATCCTTCAGAGAAGACCCTTGAATATTCCTAGAAAT GTCATGAtggttatttatttctttttaataatattatatgcgcTAAGAAGCTATCAGCGATCATTTGAGTGGCAGactgaatataaattatttacaagtgGTCTCCTTGTTTGTCCTTTGAATGCCAAAGTCCACTACAATGTCGCAAAGGCTGCAGATGCTAAGGGAAATGTTACTTGGGCAATTAATGAGTATAAGATAGCAATAAG ATTACATCCTGAATACTACCAAGCAATGAATAATTTGGCgaatcttttaaaaaataaaaaacaatttgtgGATGCTGAATACTATCTCAGAAAGGCTATATCATTGAA AGAAGATTTTCCAGCAGCTTGGATGAATTTAGGTATCGTTTTGGCGAGTATCAAGAATTTTGAGGAGTCAGAAAAAGCTTACCACAATGCACTGAAGTATCGAAAGCTTTATCCTGATTGTCATTATAATTTAGGAAATTTG tATCTTGAGCTTAACAAAACTAATATTGCTGTAGATCATTGGTTCAAAGCAATACAATTAAACCCTAAACACAATTCTGCATGGACTAATTTGCTTGCGTTGTTGGATAACAcag atcAAATCAACAAGGCATTAAAACTAATACCTCAAGCACTAGAGGAATTACCAGAGTCTCCTTCGGTTATATTTGCGATCGCAAATATTTACGGAAAAATAGATGAATATAATGAAGCAGAGAGGCACTTTTTGGCGTCAATACAATTATTTGGTAATCACGTCAAGCCCATTCATTATGCGAATCTTG gaGTTCTCTACCATCGTTGGAAAAAATACGACCTGGCGGAAACAATGTATAAAAAAGCTTTAGAAATTCAACCAAACTTTCAAAGTGCACGCAAGAATTTAGagagtttaaaaaagttaagattaaaaataaaactgtga
- the LOC123702467 gene encoding integrator complex subunit 14 → MPTVILLDVSLSMSRPVPSSDSTETQTRLTIASAAINTFLDYLCVHTKLEYVALVTFSSAYEVAIPFTREYDNIRAKLPHLEEGDKTCIETALLGVNQLILNEWGYQTPVQIILVTDGSCGVGTIGRNRIMQALPLPPTYPVRIHVLPVVGPHDTSLQHAMPLYQKIVDLASNANSSTGNISRGAIYCPDQLNVPGVVAAMTRLCEQQYQEFWCSLKCGQLEARVQLFPAPQPASHEGLSATYTISHQLHVIGFITQQDLGTPIAISKHLIIPQAQSGNNNNANRENYGSKTPTKEGSSTDGSTDEDMSDPSKVPNFCVLLHGALKVEGMSAIVQLGADWWGTLSAWCEASRARRSCLLLSALRPGASAAPWLGALDQLGPADETANNAETFPVRSWRSYSGGGSGCAWARPHALLADVQKVLRHARKLPDKTQHLYKELNRLRRAAISLGFSELLTCVGSALERECAALPAGAAPDCALQLAHAAAALRDPRTALDIKHTLQPLAASFTVSSMSPQGCLQKLV, encoded by the exons ATGCCTACTGTAATATTACTCGATGTGTCTCTCTCCATGAGCCGACCGGTTCCCTCTTCGGACTCCACAGAAACTCAAACCAGGCTAACTATTGCTTCAGCGGCTATCAATACCTTCTTGGATTATTTATGCGTACATACAAAACTTGAATATGTTGCACTTGTTACTTTTTCATCTGCTTATGAAG TTGCAATACCATTTACTCGAGAATATGATAATATCAGAGCAAAACTTCCACATCTTGAAGAAGGAGACAAAACATGTATAGAAACTGCGCTCCTTGGTGTCAATCAACTCATTCTTAATGAATGGGGCTATCAAACCCCTGTACAGATAATATTG gTTACAGATGGAAGTTGTGGAGTTGGTACTATTGGAAGGAACCGCATTATGCAAGCCCTCCCTTTACCTCCTACTTACCCTGTACGAATACATGTATTGCCAGTCGTAGGACCACATGACACAAGTTTACAACATG CCATGCCACTTTATCAGAAGATTGTAGATCTAGCAAGCAATGCCAACAGTTCCACGGGTAATATTTCAAGAGGTGCCATCTATTGTCCTGATCAGTTAAATGTACCTGGA GTTGTAGCCGCAATGACCCGTCTCTGTGAACAGCAATATCAAGAATTCTGGTGTTCGCTCAAGTGTGGGCAGTTAGAAGCTCGAGTGCAATTGTTTCCCGCGCCACAACCGGCTTCACACGAGGGCCTATCTGCTACTTATACAATTTCTCACCAACTACATGTCATTGGATTTATAACACAACAGGATTTAG GTACACCAATAGCTATAAGCAAACATCTTATAATACCGCAAGCTCAATcgggtaataataataatgcgAATCGGGAGAATTATGGATCTAAAACACCTACTaag GAAGGCTCAAGTACTGATGGTTCAACTGACGAAGATATGTCTGATCCCAGTAAAGTTCCAAACTTTTGTGTATTACTCCATGGTGCACTTAAg GTGGAAGGTATGTCAGCGATAGTGCAGCTCGGCGCCGACTGGTGGGGCACGCTGTCGGCGTGGTGCGAGGCGTCGCGCGCGCGGCGCTCGTGCCTGCTGCTGAGCGCGCTGCGCCCGGGCGCGTCCGCCGCGCCCTGGCTCGGCGCGCTCGACCAGCTGGGGCCCGCTGACGAGACCGCTAACAATG cggAGACGTTTCCAGTGCGCTCATGGCGCTCGTACAGCGGCGGCGGGTCGGGCTGCGCGTGGGCTCGCCCGCACGCGCTGCTCGCTGACGTGCAGAAAGTGCTCAGACACGCGAGGAAGTTGCCGGACAAGACACAACATTTGTATAAG GAGTTGAACAGACTGCGCCGTGCGGCAATCTCGCTCGGCTTCTCGGAGCTACTAACGTGCGTGGGCAGCGCGCTGGAGCGCGAGTGCGCGGCGTTGCCGGCCGGCGCGGCGCCCGACTGCGCGCTGCAGCTGGCGCACGCGGCCGCCGCGCTGCGAGACCCGCGCACCGCGCTCGACATCAAGCACACGCTGCAACCGCTCGCTGCCAGCTTCACTGTCTCTTCTATGTCGCCGCAGGGATGTTTGCAGAAGCTTGTATAG
- the LOC123700062 gene encoding uncharacterized protein LOC123700062 codes for MEDTDNNTAFQEDIEYDDYEFHYNFITIPWDERTRTSKISIVALLAAIFIAILGIVFNNFIIHYRGFNAQLLNADTKIDCNLVKIDMYQYVARIQSIVNLELICVGAVLSKTSVLAHELCLRSGSVRLHLGSPIDPQCKKGFPVDVFEAIPHEGVVTKALVLLSSYEDMSKCATSIKIAEQINFKSKAYVIGRPFRGGRSLSFQLATIAQKSDNVTIEWRNNLKRNNVICVKDLKKCPVRAGDLLVQDGHLLGLASTSSKDGGASPIACFANLSLVHDEIKLLDLKVA; via the exons ATGGAGGATACGGATAATAATACCGCATTTCAAGAGGATATAGAATACGATGATTatgaatttcattataattttataacaataccATGGGATGAACGTACGCGTACCAGCAAAATAAGTATCGTTGCGTTATTGGCAGCAATTTTTATAGCAATTTTAGGCATTGTcttcaacaattttattatacattatagaGGTTTCAATGCGCAGTTACTAAATGCTGATACAAAAATAGATTGTAACTTAGTCAAAATCGATATGTATCAATATGTGGCTCGAATTCAATCGATAGTCAATCTCGAATTAATATGCGTGGGGGCTGTGCTTTCAAAAACTTCAGTTTTGGCGCATGAATTGTGTCTTAGATCTGGTTCTGTTCGGCTACATTTAGGCAGTCCAATAGA CCCACAATGTAAAAAAGGGTTTCCAGTCGATGTTTTTGAAGCAATTCCTCATGAAGGTGTCGTGACAAAGGCTCTTGTACTTTTATCAAGTTATGAAGATATGTCGAAATGTGCCACCTCAATAAAAATAGCAgaacaaataaactttaaatctAAAGCATACGTAATAGGCAGACCCTTTCGTGGGGGCCGGTCACTGTCATTTCAACTTGCAACAATTGCTCAAAAATCGGATAATGTAACAATAGAATggagaaataatttaaaaagaaataatgtgATTTGCGTAaaagatttgaaaaaatgtccAGTGAGAGCTGGGGATTTGTTAGTACAAGACGGGCATTTATTAGGGCTGGCTTCGACGAGTTCTAAAGATGGAG